A stretch of the Equus caballus isolate H_3958 breed thoroughbred chromosome X, TB-T2T, whole genome shotgun sequence genome encodes the following:
- the HCFC1 gene encoding host cell factor 1 isoform X2, whose amino-acid sequence MASAVSPANSPAVLLQPRWKRVVGWSGPVPRPRHGHRAVAIKELIVVFGGGNEGIVDELHVYNTATNQWFIPAVRGDIPPGCAAYGFVCDGTRLLVFGGMVEYGKYSNDLYELQASRWEWKRLKAKTPKNGPPPCPRLGHSFSLVGNKCYLFGGLANDSEDPKNNIPRYLNDLYILELRPGSGVVAWDIPITYGVLPPPRESHTAVVYTEKDNKKSKLVIYGGMSGCRLGDLWTLDIETLTWNKPSLSGVAPLPRSLHSATTIGNKMYVFGGWVPLVMDDVKVATHEKEWKCTNTLACLNLDTMAWETILMDTLEDNIPRARAGHCAVAINTRLYIWSGRDGYRKAWNNQVCCKDLWYLETEKPPPPARVQLVRANTNSLEVSWGAVATADSYLLQLQKYDIPATAATATSPTPNPVPSVPTNPPKSPAPAAAAPAVQPLTQVGITLLPQAAAAPPTTTTIQVLPTVPGSSISVPTAARTQGVPAVLKVTGPQATTGTPLVTMRPASQAGKAPVTVTSLPAGVRMVVPTQSAQGTVIGSSPQMSGMAALAAAAAATQKIPPSSAPTVLSVPAGTTIVKTVAVTPGTTTLPATVKVASSPVMVSNPATRMLKTAAAQVGTSVSSAANTSTRPIITVHKSGTVTVAQQAQVVTTVVGGVTKTITLVKSPISVPGGSALISNLGKVMSVVQTKPVQTSAVTGQASTGPVTQIIQTKGPLPAGTILKLVTSADGKPTTIITTTQASGAGTKPTILGISSVSPSTTKPGTTTIIKTIPMSAIITQAGATGVTSSPGIKSPITIITTKVMTSGTGAPAKIITAVPKIATGHGQQGVTQVVLKGAPGQPGTILRTVPMGGVRLVTPVTVSAVKPAVTTLVVKGTTGVTTLGTVTGTVSTSLAGAGGHSTSASLATPITTLGTIATLSSQVINPTAITVSAAQTTLTAASGLTTPTITMQPVSQPTQVTLITAPSGVEAQPVHDLPVSILASPTTEQPTATVTIADSGQGDVQPGTVTLVCSNPPCETHETGTTNTATTTVVANLGGHSQPAQVQFVCDRQEAAASLVTSPVGQQNGSVVRVCSNPPCETHETGTTSTATTATSNMAGQHGCSNPPCETHETGTTSTATTAMSTIGTGQQRDARHAYVASTAPAVVRVSLAAGASQGAQGSVKPSCQTCQTSATSTTMTVMATSAPLLGPSLVLEAGGHSTTFVQLAPVSSQVRPSGLGGKDSPIAGLGQLVSAGHQLEAHHTHTTNTPTTARSTMGAAELGEAQGTLIPAYESSSGAAVTVTALEALLCPSATVVQVCSNPPCETHETGTTNTATTSSAGSAQRVCSNPPCETHETGTTHTPTTATSSGAAGQPEGGQQPPAGHPCETHQTTSTGTTMSVSVGALLPATTPSPRTLESTLEVAAPPTVTPQAGVSLLAPFPTQRVCSNPPCETHETGTTHTATTVTSNMSSNQDPPPATSDQGEVESTQSDSVNLTSSSAITTTVSSTLTRAVTTVTQSTPVPGPSVPKISSMTETTPGALTTEVPIPATITVTIANTETSDMPFSAVDILQPPEELQASPGPRQQLPPRQLLQPASTPLMGESTEVLSASQTPELQAAVDLSSTGDSSSGQEPASSAVVATVVVQPPPPTQSEVDQLSLPQELMAEAQAGTTTLMVTGLTPEELAVTAAAEAAAQAAATEEAQALAIQAVLQAAQQAVMGTGEPMDTSEAAAAVTQAELGHLSAEGQEGQATTIPIVLTQQELAALVQQQQQLQEAQAQQQHHHLPTEALAPADSLNDPTIESNCLNELAGAVPSTVALLPSTATESLAPSNTFVAPQPVVVASPAKLQAAATLTEVANGIESLGVKPDLPPPPSKAPVKKENQWFDVGVIKGTNVMVTHYFLPPDDAVPSDDDSGTVPDYNQLKKQELQPGTAYKFRVAGINACGRGPFSEISAFKTCLPGFPGAPCAIKISKSPDGAHLTWEPPSVTSGKIIEYSVYLAIQSSQAGGEPKSSTPAQLAFMRVYCGPSPSCLVQSSSLSNAHIDYTTKPAIIFRIAARNEKGYGPATQVRWLQETSKDSSGAKPASKRPMSSPEMKSAPKKSKADGQ is encoded by the exons ATGGCTTCGGCCGTGTCGCCCGCCAACTCGCCAGCGGTGCTCCTGCAGCCTCGCTGGAAGCGAGTGGTGGGCTGGTCGGGTCCAGTGCCCCGGCCCCGCCACGGCCACCGCGCCGTGGCTATCAAGGAGCTCATCGTGGTGTTCGGCGGCGGCAACGAGGGGATAGTGGACGAACTGCACGTGTACAACACGG CAACTAACCAGTGGTTCATCCCGGCCGTGAGAGGGGACATCCCTCCTGGGTGTGCAGCCTATGGCTTTGTGTGCGACGGGACTCGCCTCCTGGTGTTTGGTGGGATGGTGGAGTATGGGAAATACAGCAATGACCTCTATGAGCTCCAG GCAAGCAGGTGGGAGTGGAAGAGACTCAAAGCAAAGACACCCAAAAACGGGCCCCCTCCATGTCCTCGGCTTGGGCACAGCTTCTCCCTTGTGGGTAACAAATGCTACCTGTTTGGGGGTCTGGCCAACGATAGCGAGGATCCCAAGAACAACATTCCCAG GTACCTGAATGACTTATACATCCTGGAATTGCGGCCAGGCTCTGGAGTGGTAGCCTGGGACATCCCCATCACTTACGGtgtcctgcccccaccccgggaGTCACATACTGCCGTGGTCTACACTGAGAAAGACAACAAGAAGTCCAAGCTGGTGATCTACGGGGGAATGAGTGGCTGCAGGCTGGGGGACCTCTGGACCCTGGATATTG AGACTCTGACATGGAATAAGCCCAGTCTCAGCGGGGTGGCGCCACTTCCTCGAAGTCTCCACTCGGCCACGACCATAGGAAACAA AATGTACGTGTTTGGTGGCTGGGTGCCTCTCGTCATGGATGACGTCAAAGTGGCCACACACGAGAAGGAGTGGAAGTGTACCAACACACTGGCTTGTCTCAACCTGG atACCATGGCCTGGGAGACCATCCTGATGGACACACTGGAGGACAATATTCCCCGGGCCCGAGCTGGCCACTGCGCTGTAGCAATCAACACCCGCCTGTACATTTGGAGTGGGCGCGATGGCTACCGAAAGGCCTGGAACAACCAGGTCTGCTGCAAGGACCTCTGGTACCTGGAAACAG AAAAGCCACCACCCCCGGCCCGGGTACAGCTGGTGCGAGCCAACACCAACTCCCTGGAGGTGAGCTGGGGGGCAGTGGCAACAGCCGACAGTTACCTTCTGCAGCTCCAGAAATATGACATTCCTGCCACGGCTGCTACTGCCACCTCCCCCACACCCAATCCAGTCCCGTCTGTGCCTACCAACCCTCCCAAGAGCCCTGCCCCGGCAGCAGCCGCACCTGCCGTGCAGCCGCTGACCCAAGTAGGCATCACGCTCCTGCCCCAGGCTGCCGCCGCGCCCccgaccaccaccaccatccaggTCTTGCCGACAGTGCCTGGCAGCTCGATTTCCGTGCCCACCGCAGCCAGGACTCAAG GTGTCCCTGCTGTTCTCAAAGTGACTGGTCCTCAGGCTACCACAGGAACCCCATTAGTCACCATGCGACCTGCGAGCCAGGCTGGGAAAGCGCCCGTCACCGTGACCTCCCTACCTGCAGGCGTGCGAATGGTCGTGCCGACGCAGAGCGCCCAGGGGACG GTGATCGGCAGCAGCCCGCAGATGAGTGGGATGGCTGCACTGGCGGCCGCAGCCGCCGCCACCCAAAAGATCCCTCCTTCTTCGGCGCCCACAGTGCTGAGTGTCCCAGCGGGCACCACCATCGTCAAAACTGTGGCTGTGACACCTGGCACTACCACTCTCCCAGCCACTGTGAAGGTGGCCTCCTCACCAGTCATG GTGAGCAACCCAGCCACTCGCATGCTGAAGACTGCAGCTGCCCAGGTGGGGACATCTGTCTCCTCCGCTGCCAACACGTCTACCCGCCCCATCATCACGGTGCACAAGTCGGGGACTGTGACAGTGGCCCAGCAAGCCCAGGTGGTGACCACGGTGGTGGGTGGGGTCACCAAGACCATCACCCTGGTGAAGAGCCCCATCTCCGTCCCAGGAGGCAGTGCTCTG attTCCAACCTGGGCAAAGTGATGTCAGTGGTCCAGACTAAACCAGTGCAGACTTCGGCAGTCACAGGCCAGGCGTCTACGGGCCCGGTGACTCAGATCATCCAG ACCAAAGGGCCCCTGCCAGCCGGGACCATTCTCAAGCTGGTGACCTCAGCAGATGGCAAGCCCACTACCATCATCACTACCACGCAGGCCAGTGGGGCCGGTACTAAACCCACCATCCTGGGCATCAGCAGTGTGTCCCCCAGCACTACGAAGCCTGGCACAACGACCATCATCAAGACTATCCCCATGTCGGCCATCATCACGCAGGCGGGCGCCACAG GTGTGACCAGCAGCCCTGGCATCAAGTcccccatcaccatcatcaccaccaagGTTATGACTTCAGGGACTGGAGCGCCTGCCAAAATCATCACTGCTGTCCCCAAAATTGCAACTGGCCATGGGCAGCAAGGAGTGACCCAG GTGGTGCTAAAGggggcccctggacagccaggtaCCATCCTCCGCACTGTGCCCATGGGGGGCGTTCGTCTGGTCACCCCCGTCACTGTCTCCGCCGTCAAACCGGCCGTTACCACATTGGTTGTGAAGGGTACCACAG GTGTCACAACGTTAGGCACGGTGACAGGCACCGTTTCCACCAGCCTTGCTGGAGCTGGGGGCCACAGCACCAGCGCCTCCCTGGCCACACCTATCACCACCTTGGGCACTATCGCCACCCTCTCAAGCCAGGTGATCAACCCCACTGCCATCACTGTGTCAGCCGCGCAGACCACGCTGACGGCGGCCAGCGGGCTCaccacccccaccatcaccatGCAG CCTGTCTCCCAGCCTACCCAGGTGACTCTGATCACAGCACCCAGTGGGGTTGAGGCCCAGCCTGTGCATGACCTCCCTGTGTCCATCCTGGCCTCGCCTACTACAGAACAGCCCACGGCTACAGTTACCATTGCTGACTCAGGCCAGGGTGATGTGCAGCCTGGCACCGTGACGCTGGTGTGCTCCAACCCACCGTGCGAGACCCATGAGACGGGCACTACCAACACAGCCACCACCACTGTTGTGGCTAACCTCGGGGGGCACTCCCAGCCCGCCCAGGTGCAGTTTGTCTGTGACAGACAAGAGGCAGCTGCTTCTCTCGTGACCTCACCAGTGGGGCAGCAGAATGGCAGCGTGGTTCGCGTCTGCTCGAACCCGCCGTGCGAGACCCATGAGACAGGCACCACCAGCACCGCCACCACCGCCACCTCCAACATGGCGGGGCAGCACGGCTGCTCGAACCCGCCTTGCGAGACCCACGAGACAGGCACCACCAGCACCGCCACCACCGCCATGTCAACCATCGGCACCGGCCAGCAGCGAGATGCCCGGCACGCCTATGTGGCCAGCACTGCTCCTGCTGTGGTCCGGGTCAGCCTGGCTGCTGGGGCGTCACAGGGAGCCCAGGGTTCTGTCAAGCCCTCGTGCCAAACCTGCCAGACCAGCGCAACCAGCACCACCATGACTGTGATGGCCACCAGTGCCCCGCTCCTTGGGCCAAGCCTGGTGCTGGAGGCTGGCGGCCACAGCACCACTTTTGTGCAGTTGGCCCCTGTGAGCAGCCAAGTCAGGCCCAGCGGCCTTGGCGGCAAGGACAGCCCCATAGCTGGCCTAGGTCAGCTGGTGTCTGCAGGGCACCAGCTGGAGGCACATCACACCCACACAACCAACACACCCACCACAGCCCGCTCCACCATGGGTGCCGCAGAGCTCGGTGAGGCACAGGGAACCCTCATACCTGCGTACGAGAGCTCATCTGGTGCCGCTGTGACTGTGACAGCCCTGGAGGCATTGCTGTGCCCTTCGGCCACCGTGGTCCAAGTCTGCTCCAACCCACCATGTGAGACCCATGAGACGGGCACCACCAACACAGCCACTACCTCGAGCGCAGGCAGTGCCCAGCGGGTCTGCTCCAATCCGCCATGCGAGACCCACGAGACGGGCACCACCCATACACCTACCACCGCCACCTCCAGCGGGGCTGCGGGCCAGCCTGAGGGTGGGCAGCAGCCCCCTGCTGGCCACCCCTGTGAGACACACCAGACCACTTCCACTGGTACCACCATGTCGGTCAGCGTAGGAGCCCTGCTCCCTgccaccactccctcccccaGGACCCTGGAGTCCACCTTGGAGGTGGCAGCACCACCCACGGTTACCCCCCAGGCCGGCGTTTCGTTACTGGCTCCTTTCCCGACACAGAGGGTGTGCTCCAATCCCCCCTGTGAGACACACGAGACAGGCACCACGCACACGGCCACCACTGTCACCTCCAACATGAGCTCAAACCAAG ATCCCCCACCAGCTACCAGCGACCAGGGAGAGGTGGAGAGCACCCAGAGTGACAGTGTGAACCTCACCAGCTCCAGTGCCATCACGACCACTGTGTCTTCCACGCTAACGCGGGCTGTGACCACTGTGACACAGTCCACCCCGGTCCCTGGCCCCTCGGTGCCG aaGATCTCATCAATGACTGAGACTACCCCAGGGGCTCTGACCACCGAAGTCCCCATTCCGGCCACGATAACAGTGACCATAGCCAACACAGAAACTTCTGACATGCCCTTCTCTGCTGTTGACATCCTGCAGCCCCCAGAGGAACTCCAGGCCTCACCAGGGCCTCGCCAGCAGCTGCCGCCACGGCAACTCCTGCAGCCCGCCTCCACACCCCTGATGGGGGAGTCCACCGAGGTCCTGTCAGCCTCCCAGACCCCTGAGCTCCAGGCCGCCGTGGATCTGAGCAGTACAGGGGACTCATCTTCAGGCCAGGAGCCTGCCAGTTCAGCTGTGGTAGCCACTGTGGTGGTCCAGCCACCCCCGCCCACACAGTCTGAAGTAGACCAGTTGTCACTTCCCCAAGAGCTGATGGCTGAGGCCCAGGCGGGCACCACCACCCTCATGGTAACAGGGCTCACCCCTGAGGAGTTGGCAGTGACTGCTGCTGCTGAAGCAGCTGCCCAGGCCGCAGCCACAGAGGAAGCCCAGGCCCTGGCCATCCAGGCAGTGCTCCAGGCCGCCCAGCAGGCTGTCATGG GCACTGGAGAACCCATGGACACGTCCGAGGCAGCAGCAGCCGTGACACAGGCAGAGCTGGGCCACTTGTCAGCCGAGGGCCAGGAGGGCCAGGCCACCACCATCCCCATCGTGCTGACACAGCAGGAGCTGGCTGCCCTggtgcagcagcagcagcagctgcaggaggcGCAGGCCCAGCAGCAGCACCATCACCTCCCCACCGAGGCCCTGGCCCCTGCTGACAGCCTCAATGACCCGACTATTGAGAGCAACTGCCTCAACGAGCTGGCCGGGGCTGTTCCCAGCACTGTGGCCCTGCTACCCTCCACAGCCACTGAGA gcctggccccttCCAACACATTTGTGGCTCCCCAGCCAGTCGTGGTTGCCAGCCCTGCGAAGCTGCAGGCTGCAGCTACCCTCACTGAAGTGGCTAACGGCATCGAGTCCCTGGGCGTG AAGCCGGACCTACCACCTCCACCCAGCAAAGCCCCTGTGAAGAAGGAGAATCAGTGGTTTGATGTGGGGGTCATTAAGGGCACCAACGTAATGGTGACACACTATTTCCTTCCACCAGATGATGCTGTCCCATCTGAT GATGACTCGGGCACTGTCCCAGACTATAACCAGCTAAAGAAGCAGGAGCTGCAGCCGGGCACAGCCTATAAGTTTCGTGTTGCCGGGATCAATGCCTGTGGCCGAGGGCCCTTCAGCGAGATCTCAGCCTTTAAGACGTGTCTGCCTGGTTTCCCAGGGGCCCCCTGTGCTATTAAAATCAGCAAA AGTCCGGATGGTGCTCACCTCACCTGGGAGCCGCCctctgtgacctcgggcaagaTCATTGAGTACTCCGTGTACCTGGCCATACAGAGCTCACAGGCCGGTGGTGAGCCCAAGAGCTCCACCCCGGCTCAGCTGGCCTTCATGCGGGTGTACTGCGGGCCCAGCCCGTCCTGCCTCGTGCAGTCCTCCAGCCTCTCCAACGCCCACATCGACTACACCACCAAGCCTGCCATCATATTCCGCATTGCTGCCCGCAACGAGAAGGGCTACGGCCCAGCCACCCAAGTGAGGTGGTTGCAAG AAACCAGTAAAGACAGCTCTGGCGCCAAACCGGCCAGCAAGCGGCCCATGTCCTCTCCGGAAAT GAAATCCGCTCCAAAGAAATCTAAGGCAGACGGTCAGTGA